In the Anoplopoma fimbria isolate UVic2021 breed Golden Eagle Sablefish chromosome 7, Afim_UVic_2022, whole genome shotgun sequence genome, one interval contains:
- the si:cabz01007807.1 gene encoding uncharacterized protein si:cabz01007807.1 isoform X1, giving the protein MRGDTTAENDLEADEHGGTAAASSGERRPSIAVLQNMLKKVSHSPFHQYQTLVPSISDSSGSSVNESQNKQDGELLMYPSAAASGVTDNHQPLMEQNGVTGDLARMNPFLTNHLESVSKGGVMEDVWRETSEEVNLDTIFVPPPDFQSSPLDLQPEMKTVEKGAEFSELPKDPFKTLTPSPMQDPFQTPALAPNTSSSGYFHDVTLNSPDLFKPNPAQTQNLSKTSQLTSSELFEDGGFNLFQAAKGEDLLHAERTREVNLFDKSPSIFVDPFKSPSNKEDELFPSPQPETANPFYTASPKEADLSPAVPSGEISQQMENKRDPFMREDLFGMSSFKDVFSSSSTNAVDPFPSPITRDLFQDVSSLDDPFGTTPSGQCDPFQDVSLGTPDIFKPLSSNTNSRDVFGMTSTNTAPKATYSTPSINNTSDMKPDMLSPLDLFKAKTSESDPVTQPESSDRVHDIFLTTPHGTKHDILQPSPFSRARNLSMVHSKSPSEMTHVSTFRRPPKPLPRIRPPRTEKTPKPENPIEPKATEPKVSPKPAFRPAPKPAVHPKPKTPETKPMEPENSAVFEDVLLLGQERCVEDWADNSPELNPGFKPSGTLRLRRESLKIKADSDDGSVNDQDGSVKKKDKKFRLSLLSRRGSKEKFSDDAKEGKSRSLPNSRKSSKDYFSEMHISGEDNEEGEQSEMDYKKKPLKTRGSKLRRASFTSMVPEGKHMNGHLPQESKGDDINEKSIGKKNSIIRRWSEGKVLDDSNGEEEEEEEMDEEGEDQHKEVDSHGSKKKKKLAIRFVPHRGFAITVEKGARGHTPRKNSKDKSQEDFFGAHGYTPRKKSQDDFGDVGHSLQSTSKAAFMDDEHFYETHHKSGGFNEEEDPYGMEDCKPKKTKMKLLHIGQRNSKEDMLDFNNHQKKKGSFSADELYDEDQMADCKPKTSKHKGPTPLPRKSKTANGQSEPIGFSQQKLQQASNDDFAEDDFADTRKYVKSPGEMYDEEEDEVETCKLKKKSKLKGFMKHKSKSKATQPEWEDPPGATSRDFLSEAAQAEWQAAQMDERAMAGLEDGDADGDTDSLMEWWNTVEQWDEVPSDDEDKFLKEDESKSFTILADKVHRGLRVYNKVFTERAEALWQSVITLHAIADNINDFHNKAKIAGITGGTTTAVGGVTAITGLVLAPFTFGASLIITAVGVGVATAGGIASASAAISDNVNNMHDRKKVEIILEQYEAHLQAVGKTLHYVNQGLYKLRGHPFLRSGTQHYSETWEIRRAVQMISLADSPVMRATEVTDASLASVQGLFKGIDKYFTKDSRELKKGCKKEVVMQIKEVANVLNDGVVELNAIREELQDATGNM; this is encoded by the exons atgaGAGGAGATACAACTGCG gAGAACGACTTGGAGGCGGACGAGCATGGAGGGACTGCAGCAGCTTCATCTGGGGAAAGAAGACCT AGTATTGCAGTGTTGCAAAACATGCTAAAGAAGGTCTCCCATAGCCCTTTTCATCAATACCAG ACTCTCGTTCCATCAATCTCTGATTCCAGCGGCTCATCTGTGAACGAGTCTCAAAACAAACAG GACGGTGAGCTCCTTATGTATCcctcagctgctgcttcagGTGTGACAGACAACCACCAGCCACTCATGGAACAG AATGGAGTCACTGGGGACTTGGCCAGAATGAATCCTTTTTTAACAAACCATTTG GAATCTGTCAGCAAAGGTGGTGTAATGGAGGACGTTTGGAGGGAAACTTCAGAGGAAGTAAACCTCGATACCATCTTTGTCCCTCCACCCGATTTTCAGAGTTCACCTCTGGATCTTCAGCCTGAAATGAAGACTGTGGAAAAAGGAGCTGAATTTTCGGAACTACCAAAGGACCCATTCAAGACCCTTACCCCCAGCCCTATGCAGGACCCCTTCCAGACACCAGCATTGGCCCCAAACACATCTAGCAGTGGTTATTTTCATGATGTTACCCTGAACTCACCGGACTTATTTAAGCCAAACCCTGCTCAAACACAGAACCTGTCTAAAACGTCCCAGTTAACAAGCTCTGAACTGTTTGAAGATGGAGGGTTCAATCTTTTCCAGGCTGCTAAAGGAGAGGATTTGCTCCATGCTGAACGCACCAGGGAGGTTAACCTCTTTGATAAATCTCCCAGTATTTTTGTTGACCCATTCaaatctccttcaaacaaaGAGGATGAACTGTTCCCGTCTCCGCAGCCAGAGACGGCGAACCCATTCTATACTGCCTCGCCTAAAGAAGCAGATTTGTCTCCAGCAGTCCCAAGTGGGGAAATCTCCCAACAGATGGAGAACAAACGAGATCCTTTTATGAGAGAGGACCTTTTCGGCATGTCTTCTTTCAAGGATGTTTTCTCATCTTCATCGACAAATGCAGTCGATCCATTCCCAAGCCCAATCACGAGGGATTTATTCCAAGACGTTTCCAGTTTGGACGACCCGTTTGGTACTACACCCTCAGGACAATGCGACCCTTTCCAAGATGTTTCACTTGGGACTCCAGACATCTTCAAACCACTTTCTTCAAACACCAACAGCAGGGATGTATTCGGGATGACCTCCACTAATACTGCCCCTAAGGCCACATACTCTACACCTTCAATCAACAACACGTCCGATATGAAGCCGGACATGCTATCGCCACTGGATCTCTTCAAGGCCAAGACATCAGAATCTGATCCAGTCACCCAACCAGAGTCCTCGGACAGGGTACATGATATTTTCTTGACCACTCCTCATGGCACCAAACATGACATTCTTCAGCCATCTCCCTTCAGTCGGGCCAGGAATCTGTCCATGGTACACAGCAAATCTCCATCTGAAATGACTCAT GTGTCGACCTTCAGACGTCCGCCAAAGCCACTTCCTCGAATTAGACCACCAAGGACAGAAAAGACGCCAAAGCCAGAAAACCCT ATTGAACCTAAAGCAACTGAACCAAAAGTCTCTCCTAAACCAGCCTTCAGACCGGCCCCAAAACCAGCTGTTCACCCCAAACCAAAAACTCCG gaaacTAAACCAATGGAACCTGAGAACTCTGCCGTCTTTGAGGACGTCCTGCTACTTGGACAG GAAAGGTGTGTGGAAGACTGGGCTGACAACAGCCCTGAGCTTAACCCTGGATTCAAACca TCTGGAACATTAAGACTACGACGAGAATCTTTAAAA ATCAAGGCGGACTCTGACGATGGAAGTGTCAATGATCAGGATGGCTCTGTGAAG aaaaaggacaaaaagttCAGATTGTCCCTCCTTTCCAGAAGAGGGTCAAAG gAGAAGTTTTCTGATGACGCAAAAGAGGGGAAGAGCAGGTCACTACCCAACTCTCGTAAATCATCCAAG GATTATTTTTCAGAAATGCACATCTCTGGGGAGGACAATGAAGAAGGGGAGCAGAGTGAGATGGACTACAAA AAGAAACCTTTGAAGACCAGAGGCAGCAAGCTCAGAAGAGCGTCCTTTACTTCCATGGTGCCAGAGGGAAAGCACATGAACGGACATTTACCTCAAGAATCTAAG GGAGATGACATCAATGAGAAAAGTATTGGAAAGAAAAACTCCATCATACGCCGATGGTCAGAG GGAAAAGTTTTGGATGACAGCaatggtgaggaggaggaggaggaggagatggatgaGGAAGGAGAAGACCAGCACAAAGAGGTGGACAGCCATGGATCT aagaaaaaaaagaagctggcAATCAGATTTGTGCCACATAGAGGATTCGCCATCACTGTAGAAAAG GGAGCACGTGGACATACACCTCGCAAAAACTCAAAG GACAAATCACAAGAGGACTTTTTCGGTGCACATGGCTACACACCTCGTAAGAAGTCCCAG GATGATTTTGGGGATGTAGGTCACAGTCTTCAGTCAACTAGCAAG GCTGCTTTCATGGATGATGAGCACTTCTATGAAACGCACCATAAGTCTGGTGGATTTAATGAAGAGGAAGATCCATATGGAATGGAAGACTGCAAACCT aaaaaaacaaagatgaaactGCTACACATTGGTCAGCGAAACTCGAAG gaAGACATGCTGGATTTCAACAATCATCAGAAAAAGAAGGGCAGCTTCTCAGCAGATGAGCTATACGATGAAGACCAGATGGCGGACTGCAAACCG aaaacatccaaacataAAGGCCCCACGCCCCTCCCACGCAAATCTAAGACCGCCAATGGACAGAGTGAACCGATCGGATTCAGCCAACAGAAACTGCAGCAAGCATCCAAT GATGACTTTGCAGAGGATGACTTTGCCGATACAAGGAAATATGTCAAGAGTCCCGGAGAGATGTATgacgaagaagaagatgaagtgGAAACCTGCAAACTG aagaagaaatctaAACTTAAAGGCTTCATGAAACACAAGTCTAAG AGCAAAGCAACGCAACCCGAGTGGGAAGATCCGCCAGGAGCAACGTCACGTGACTTCCTGTCAGAGGCCGCTCAG GCGGAGTGGCAGGCTGCTCAGATGGATGAGCGTGCCATGGCGGGTCTAGAGGATGGCGACGCGGACGGG GACACTGACAGTTTGATGGAGTGGTGGAACACGGTGGAAC AATGGGACGAGGTGCCATCAGACGATGAGGACAAGTTCTTAAAGGAGGACGAGTCCAA GTCCTTCACCATCTTGGCGGACAAGGTTCATCGCGGCCTGCGTGTCTACAACAAAGTCTTCACGGAGCGAGCCGAGGCCCTCTGGCAGTCCGTCATCACGCTCCACGCCATCGCAGATAACATCAACGATTTCCACAACAAGGCCAAGATCGCCGGCATCACCGGCGGCACCACCACAGCCGTCGGCGGCGTGACCGCCATCACCGGTTTGGTCCTGGCACCCTTCACCTTTGGCGCCTCTCTCATAATCACCGCTGTCGGCGTTGGCGTGGCAACGGCGGGAGGAATCGCTTCAGCCTCTGCGGCCATCTCGGATAACGTTAACAACATGCACGACCGGAAGAAG GTGGAGATCATACTGGAGCAGTATGAGGCTCACCTGCAGGCCGTTGGGAAGACCCTCCACTATGTCAATCAGGGCTTGTACAAACTCCGGGGCCACCCCTTCCTCCGGTCCGGCACCCAGCACTACTCTGAGACCTGGGAGATCCGCAGGGCCGTCCAGATGATCAGCTTGGCGGACTCGCCGGTGATGCGGGCGACAGAGGTGACGGACGCGTCGCTCGCCTCGGTCCAAGGACTCTTCAAAGGCATAGACAAGTACTTCACCAAGGACTCCAGAGAGCTGAAGAAGGGCTGCAAGAAAGAGGTGGTGATGCAAATAAAGGAGGTGGCAAACGTGCTCAATGACGGGGTCGTGGAGCTCAACGCCATCAGAGAGGAGCTCCAGGATGCTACTGGAAACATGTGA
- the si:cabz01007807.1 gene encoding uncharacterized protein si:cabz01007807.1 isoform X2, which produces MRGDTTAENDLEADEHGGTAAASSGERRPSIAVLQNMLKKVSHSPFHQYQTLVPSISDSSGSSVNESQNKQDGELLMYPSAAASGVTDNHQPLMEQNGVTGDLARMNPFLTNHLESVSKGGVMEDVWRETSEEVNLDTIFVPPPDFQSSPLDLQPEMKTVEKGAEFSELPKDPFKTLTPSPMQDPFQTPALAPNTSSSGYFHDVTLNSPDLFKPNPAQTQNLSKTSQLTSSELFEDGGFNLFQAAKGEDLLHAERTREVNLFDKSPSIFVDPFKSPSNKEDELFPSPQPETANPFYTASPKEADLSPAVPSGEISQQMENKRDPFMREDLFGMSSFKDVFSSSSTNAVDPFPSPITRDLFQDVSSLDDPFGTTPSGQCDPFQDVSLGTPDIFKPLSSNTNSRDVFGMTSTNTAPKATYSTPSINNTSDMKPDMLSPLDLFKAKTSESDPVTQPESSDRVHDIFLTTPHGTKHDILQPSPFSRARNLSMVHSKSPSEMTHVSTFRRPPKPLPRIRPPRTEKTPKPENPIEPKATEPKVSPKPAFRPAPKPAVHPKPKTPETKPMEPENSAVFEDVLLLGQERCVEDWADNSPELNPGFKPSGTLRLRRESLKIKADSDDGSVNDQDGSVKKKDKKFRLSLLSRRGSKEKFSDDAKEGKSRSLPNSRKSSKDYFSEMHISGEDNEEGEQSEMDYKKKPLKTRGSKLRRASFTSMVPEGKHMNGHLPQESKGDDINEKSIGKKNSIIRRWSEGKVLDDSNGEEEEEEEMDEEGEDQHKEKKKKKLAIRFVPHRGFAITVEKGARGHTPRKNSKDKSQEDFFGAHGYTPRKKSQDDFGDVGHSLQSTSKAAFMDDEHFYETHHKSGGFNEEEDPYGMEDCKPKKTKMKLLHIGQRNSKEDMLDFNNHQKKKGSFSADELYDEDQMADCKPKTSKHKGPTPLPRKSKTANGQSEPIGFSQQKLQQASNDDFAEDDFADTRKYVKSPGEMYDEEEDEVETCKLKKKSKLKGFMKHKSKSKATQPEWEDPPGATSRDFLSEAAQAEWQAAQMDERAMAGLEDGDADGDTDSLMEWWNTVEQWDEVPSDDEDKFLKEDESKSFTILADKVHRGLRVYNKVFTERAEALWQSVITLHAIADNINDFHNKAKIAGITGGTTTAVGGVTAITGLVLAPFTFGASLIITAVGVGVATAGGIASASAAISDNVNNMHDRKKVEIILEQYEAHLQAVGKTLHYVNQGLYKLRGHPFLRSGTQHYSETWEIRRAVQMISLADSPVMRATEVTDASLASVQGLFKGIDKYFTKDSRELKKGCKKEVVMQIKEVANVLNDGVVELNAIREELQDATGNM; this is translated from the exons atgaGAGGAGATACAACTGCG gAGAACGACTTGGAGGCGGACGAGCATGGAGGGACTGCAGCAGCTTCATCTGGGGAAAGAAGACCT AGTATTGCAGTGTTGCAAAACATGCTAAAGAAGGTCTCCCATAGCCCTTTTCATCAATACCAG ACTCTCGTTCCATCAATCTCTGATTCCAGCGGCTCATCTGTGAACGAGTCTCAAAACAAACAG GACGGTGAGCTCCTTATGTATCcctcagctgctgcttcagGTGTGACAGACAACCACCAGCCACTCATGGAACAG AATGGAGTCACTGGGGACTTGGCCAGAATGAATCCTTTTTTAACAAACCATTTG GAATCTGTCAGCAAAGGTGGTGTAATGGAGGACGTTTGGAGGGAAACTTCAGAGGAAGTAAACCTCGATACCATCTTTGTCCCTCCACCCGATTTTCAGAGTTCACCTCTGGATCTTCAGCCTGAAATGAAGACTGTGGAAAAAGGAGCTGAATTTTCGGAACTACCAAAGGACCCATTCAAGACCCTTACCCCCAGCCCTATGCAGGACCCCTTCCAGACACCAGCATTGGCCCCAAACACATCTAGCAGTGGTTATTTTCATGATGTTACCCTGAACTCACCGGACTTATTTAAGCCAAACCCTGCTCAAACACAGAACCTGTCTAAAACGTCCCAGTTAACAAGCTCTGAACTGTTTGAAGATGGAGGGTTCAATCTTTTCCAGGCTGCTAAAGGAGAGGATTTGCTCCATGCTGAACGCACCAGGGAGGTTAACCTCTTTGATAAATCTCCCAGTATTTTTGTTGACCCATTCaaatctccttcaaacaaaGAGGATGAACTGTTCCCGTCTCCGCAGCCAGAGACGGCGAACCCATTCTATACTGCCTCGCCTAAAGAAGCAGATTTGTCTCCAGCAGTCCCAAGTGGGGAAATCTCCCAACAGATGGAGAACAAACGAGATCCTTTTATGAGAGAGGACCTTTTCGGCATGTCTTCTTTCAAGGATGTTTTCTCATCTTCATCGACAAATGCAGTCGATCCATTCCCAAGCCCAATCACGAGGGATTTATTCCAAGACGTTTCCAGTTTGGACGACCCGTTTGGTACTACACCCTCAGGACAATGCGACCCTTTCCAAGATGTTTCACTTGGGACTCCAGACATCTTCAAACCACTTTCTTCAAACACCAACAGCAGGGATGTATTCGGGATGACCTCCACTAATACTGCCCCTAAGGCCACATACTCTACACCTTCAATCAACAACACGTCCGATATGAAGCCGGACATGCTATCGCCACTGGATCTCTTCAAGGCCAAGACATCAGAATCTGATCCAGTCACCCAACCAGAGTCCTCGGACAGGGTACATGATATTTTCTTGACCACTCCTCATGGCACCAAACATGACATTCTTCAGCCATCTCCCTTCAGTCGGGCCAGGAATCTGTCCATGGTACACAGCAAATCTCCATCTGAAATGACTCAT GTGTCGACCTTCAGACGTCCGCCAAAGCCACTTCCTCGAATTAGACCACCAAGGACAGAAAAGACGCCAAAGCCAGAAAACCCT ATTGAACCTAAAGCAACTGAACCAAAAGTCTCTCCTAAACCAGCCTTCAGACCGGCCCCAAAACCAGCTGTTCACCCCAAACCAAAAACTCCG gaaacTAAACCAATGGAACCTGAGAACTCTGCCGTCTTTGAGGACGTCCTGCTACTTGGACAG GAAAGGTGTGTGGAAGACTGGGCTGACAACAGCCCTGAGCTTAACCCTGGATTCAAACca TCTGGAACATTAAGACTACGACGAGAATCTTTAAAA ATCAAGGCGGACTCTGACGATGGAAGTGTCAATGATCAGGATGGCTCTGTGAAG aaaaaggacaaaaagttCAGATTGTCCCTCCTTTCCAGAAGAGGGTCAAAG gAGAAGTTTTCTGATGACGCAAAAGAGGGGAAGAGCAGGTCACTACCCAACTCTCGTAAATCATCCAAG GATTATTTTTCAGAAATGCACATCTCTGGGGAGGACAATGAAGAAGGGGAGCAGAGTGAGATGGACTACAAA AAGAAACCTTTGAAGACCAGAGGCAGCAAGCTCAGAAGAGCGTCCTTTACTTCCATGGTGCCAGAGGGAAAGCACATGAACGGACATTTACCTCAAGAATCTAAG GGAGATGACATCAATGAGAAAAGTATTGGAAAGAAAAACTCCATCATACGCCGATGGTCAGAG GGAAAAGTTTTGGATGACAGCaatggtgaggaggaggaggaggaggagatggatgaGGAAGGAGAAGACCAGCACAAAGAG aagaaaaaaaagaagctggcAATCAGATTTGTGCCACATAGAGGATTCGCCATCACTGTAGAAAAG GGAGCACGTGGACATACACCTCGCAAAAACTCAAAG GACAAATCACAAGAGGACTTTTTCGGTGCACATGGCTACACACCTCGTAAGAAGTCCCAG GATGATTTTGGGGATGTAGGTCACAGTCTTCAGTCAACTAGCAAG GCTGCTTTCATGGATGATGAGCACTTCTATGAAACGCACCATAAGTCTGGTGGATTTAATGAAGAGGAAGATCCATATGGAATGGAAGACTGCAAACCT aaaaaaacaaagatgaaactGCTACACATTGGTCAGCGAAACTCGAAG gaAGACATGCTGGATTTCAACAATCATCAGAAAAAGAAGGGCAGCTTCTCAGCAGATGAGCTATACGATGAAGACCAGATGGCGGACTGCAAACCG aaaacatccaaacataAAGGCCCCACGCCCCTCCCACGCAAATCTAAGACCGCCAATGGACAGAGTGAACCGATCGGATTCAGCCAACAGAAACTGCAGCAAGCATCCAAT GATGACTTTGCAGAGGATGACTTTGCCGATACAAGGAAATATGTCAAGAGTCCCGGAGAGATGTATgacgaagaagaagatgaagtgGAAACCTGCAAACTG aagaagaaatctaAACTTAAAGGCTTCATGAAACACAAGTCTAAG AGCAAAGCAACGCAACCCGAGTGGGAAGATCCGCCAGGAGCAACGTCACGTGACTTCCTGTCAGAGGCCGCTCAG GCGGAGTGGCAGGCTGCTCAGATGGATGAGCGTGCCATGGCGGGTCTAGAGGATGGCGACGCGGACGGG GACACTGACAGTTTGATGGAGTGGTGGAACACGGTGGAAC AATGGGACGAGGTGCCATCAGACGATGAGGACAAGTTCTTAAAGGAGGACGAGTCCAA GTCCTTCACCATCTTGGCGGACAAGGTTCATCGCGGCCTGCGTGTCTACAACAAAGTCTTCACGGAGCGAGCCGAGGCCCTCTGGCAGTCCGTCATCACGCTCCACGCCATCGCAGATAACATCAACGATTTCCACAACAAGGCCAAGATCGCCGGCATCACCGGCGGCACCACCACAGCCGTCGGCGGCGTGACCGCCATCACCGGTTTGGTCCTGGCACCCTTCACCTTTGGCGCCTCTCTCATAATCACCGCTGTCGGCGTTGGCGTGGCAACGGCGGGAGGAATCGCTTCAGCCTCTGCGGCCATCTCGGATAACGTTAACAACATGCACGACCGGAAGAAG GTGGAGATCATACTGGAGCAGTATGAGGCTCACCTGCAGGCCGTTGGGAAGACCCTCCACTATGTCAATCAGGGCTTGTACAAACTCCGGGGCCACCCCTTCCTCCGGTCCGGCACCCAGCACTACTCTGAGACCTGGGAGATCCGCAGGGCCGTCCAGATGATCAGCTTGGCGGACTCGCCGGTGATGCGGGCGACAGAGGTGACGGACGCGTCGCTCGCCTCGGTCCAAGGACTCTTCAAAGGCATAGACAAGTACTTCACCAAGGACTCCAGAGAGCTGAAGAAGGGCTGCAAGAAAGAGGTGGTGATGCAAATAAAGGAGGTGGCAAACGTGCTCAATGACGGGGTCGTGGAGCTCAACGCCATCAGAGAGGAGCTCCAGGATGCTACTGGAAACATGTGA